The genomic window gtttggttatagaaataatacacTTGGAAACAATTTGGCAtgttaaagaatattatgttatgttaacattttgataaaaataggaaatgtaaatttaaataggtaggcAATTGGAAatcattattaagtaaatcatTAACATGGATAGCTTATTTGAACaactttttaaaagatttactGATCTCTGTTATTTTTTCCATAGTTTTTATTGATTCAAAATCCATATTCTAGTATATTAGCctagtatttgttttatatattcgacctattataatttacaggtTATTCGTTTTGGTCATGATTGGGATCCTACATGTATGAAAATGGATGaggttttgtataatattgcagaaaaagtgaaaaactttgctgttatatatttagttgaCATCACCAAAGTACcggattttaataaaatgtaattctaaataaactattttattgattattatacacatacctattatgctctcactataattattattggttgtattttatttaggtatgaaTTGTATGATCCGTGTACGGTTATGTTTTTCTTCCGCAACAAACACATAATGATTGATTTGGGTACcggaaataacaataaaattaattgggcACTTGAAGACAAACAAGAAATGATAGATATTGTTGAAACAGTGTATAGAGGTGCCAGAAAAGGACGTGGTTTGGTAGTTTCTCCTAAAGACTACTCTACTAAATACcgttactaaataattagtatagtgtatattagtTTGTATCCTATATGATTCATCTTATGTTTATGTAATgcattatgtgtgtgtatatatttatgtatttaaaataaattgttaataattatatttaatatacttctataccaataaataaaatatttttcttaactgtagaagtgaaaataatataaacgattttaaattctttaacttaaatatttattatttttaatttttatattttatttataaattaaaagtatagcatctttgagtaaaatatcattttgttcttttgtatttttcttacaTACATTCTAGTTGTTTGGtgacattaatatataatttatatataggaaTTCTTaactagaaataatttaaaaaatgattttttatcttacataatttttaattttttgattctcATACAATATAAgaccataataaaatattggtgtttttacttaaaatattaatagaacaCTGGTAAATTATTctgtacaaacatattatatttccttAATTCCCAGTACATCTGTTGACCACAGAattcattatataggtattaggttaCACCCTACAATCATTGATCGCAGAAAAATCATGATATAACTATGTATTCAGTGTCGGATTTAGAACAGGTGCCGCCCTAGGCCCTTTTAAATATGCCGCCTCTAccccaagaaaaaaaaaatatagtaaatattaatacaattttttttctattttttacaaaacttaTCGCCCTAGGCCAGGCTTCACGGACCTAGGCGTACACACGAACTTGTGTGTATttagtacttaatatttatgtaggtaattaaatttattaatatatttaagtaagtaacatattataattataccgtGACTCTGAGAATAACTATTTCTATGCTATGAGGTTATAACGTATGATCACGATTTAAGATACCTTATTGTTAAATCGTGTTTATGATCAGAGATCACCACCGCTGCTGATTTAGATAGAGACACTGATCACTGATCACCATCGTCTAT from Aphis gossypii isolate Hap1 chromosome 1, ASM2018417v2, whole genome shotgun sequence includes these protein-coding regions:
- the LOC114126039 gene encoding thioredoxin-like protein 4A — its product is MSYMLAHLFNGWQVDQAILSEEDRVVVIRFGHDWDPTCMKMDEVLYNIAEKVKNFAVIYLVDITKVPDFNKMYELYDPCTVMFFFRNKHIMIDLGTGNNNKINWALEDKQEMIDIVETVYRGARKGRGLVVSPKDYSTKYRY